The Tribolium castaneum strain GA2 chromosome 3, icTriCast1.1, whole genome shotgun sequence sequence TGTAATAATGCAGTGCTTTTCTCATTGCCAACTTCAGCAGGGGTGAAAATGCCAAGTTCGTGGTCTTGTTCTTTAGTTCTTTTGAAGAAGTGGGTGCTGCAGTTGGGGTCCTTTTTGGGTGCTTGGGGGTTTTCAATGAAGCTATTGCCAGAAATGTCTTCTAAAATCTAAACAAGTAATACTTAAAAACTTGTGCTGTGTAAAAATGAGAACTCTTACTAATGTAAATGGAGAATTTAAATCTTTAAGTTTCTccagtttttgaataaattcgtCAATTTGGGCGGCCGCTTCCGGATGTTGGATTCTTCTGACAGGTTGGTCTTGTTGCAACCCCGCTATACTACGAGTAATAACTCCCTCAACAGTTGTTACCTCTATATTCAcaataagataaaataataaaagaaaagacagccacaaattatattttaccTCCTTTCTGGCTTTTTGCAGGTATTTCAAAGTCGAGTTCGACAATTTTAATACTAGTATAGTCACTTTTTACTAACTGTCTGTTTAAATCAGCCTGGGTTTCCACACGTAAACTGATTTTAACCCCTTCAGGACTAATAGCAGCACCTGATTGAATTTCGTTATTTTCAAATCCACAGTGCTCACATGAGAATGACATTAAGACAACCTCTTTGTAAAATGGAATTTTTGTTAACAGAAGTCTTGTTATGCCCTAAAACCAAAgctattcaataaaaattaaaaaaaaatgtgggtGAAAACTTACGTTAGCATGGCAATTTACACATAAAGATTCTATTTCCGTTGCCTCTGGTTCGGGATCATCTGCGTTCAAGTCCCGGAAAATTGGCTTTGAGGCACccattttcgtaaaataaaaaaacaagaactGGAAAAGTTTAAGGTTATGGAATTTGTCAATTAGCCACGTGAAGTGAATGCTGCCAGACAACTACACAAGTATTTTACTGGTTGCCTATACATATAGCTAgatttgaatttcaaaaaccGTGCTCAAAGCACACATCTTGATATGATAAGTGCTATCATCTTATCAATTTGGGTGGTGGCATGCTCCATTTCTGAAATCTTACAAGTTATACTGGTTGAACACCAGTACACACgcatttattgcaaaaacacCAAACCTGTTGTTAAAACTACAATATTTACCAATGTTTTTATACCCCATGGCCCCCTTCCGCACTTTTGAATAACTTGAGACACTTTGCATCGACTTTTcgtcttttttttgtaagattttttCGGAATGCCAATTGTCAAATTAAAGTGCGCGCGCATGcgctttgatttttgacattttatttgaaccTTTTATTGATAGCAAAAGAGTTTCAATTCAATATTCcctatttatttgttattattatctcAGTTTTGCTGCTTTTCGTTTATCAGCTCGTCCAACATTACTTAGGTAAGTAGAATTCCAAGAAAAACTGAAGACGTGAGATGCAACAAAGACAGACGTAGGTACTCATCCTTTTATGAATTAACGTAAAGCACGTAATGATTGTTGTAAAATGTGTAAGCCTTTTGATTGGGCCGCTTGAGGTCGGCCATTATAATTACGAAGAAAACCAATCACACTAGATtttttgattcattgaaaaactatatttttggATATGATTGGTTCGTTTGGGGTCGGCCATTAAAATTGCGGAGAAAACCAATCATTACTTTAGatttttgattcattgaaaaattgtaTCTTTGGATGTAATTGGTCCATTTAAGGTCGGCCATTAAAATACAACGAGAAACCAATCACTCTGAACTTTTAGACTCATTCAATAATTTCATTGAGAAtggttatttaaatttgaaaaccggcaataaataaactttgtttttttaagaggCTTTCTTTAATGCGTCTGTGGCAAAATTGGCAGCAACTCATCTCAATAATTGCCACAAagtatataattatttaatatttatttttaaattatttttataattatttttaaaagtaatgtcAGCCTTAacagtaatatttattaaaaaatcacaatttgtaaatatgccaacactgggaatcaTTTCCTCAAAAACcgtttctaaaataatttatttttattgttgatcaaattctattgcaaTTACGATTGTTAGATAAAGTTGctacatatcatttatttaaaatttgttatttaggTATTAGTAACTTtgatacaaagaattttttactatttttacctttatacgTAAGCATTTTTCTACCACATATCTACCATTGAATTGGTGCGTCGGTTTGGAACTCGCGGTATAATTACTATGATATAATAGTGAAAAAAAAGCttcttgtacaaaaattttagtggAAGAAGACGTTTATATCGAAAAGAATATTCGGTGGGTACTGTTATAAACATTATATTAGTTTTTATACAAAGAGACACTTTGCTCTAGTGTAATACGTATAATTTTTCCTTCGATTTCTCAAGAATTCATACCTGCGTAGGTACGTAATTTTATTTGAGAAAGAAATAGAGGTTTATGCAACAAGTAAGATAAATTCATTAATTCGGTAATCATGTAGTATCCCACGTATTAATTGGAAGATTTTACCTGTTGCTTCACAATTTATTATAGCAACCATTGTGTAAACGCGCTTTATATCAGTGATTTGCAAAACGATAAGTAGGTATACtgtactttatttaaaaattttaagtttcgaataaaaaaagtgtcacatttagtttatatttattaataatactctCATTGGTTCATCAGTTATTTACacgaataaattaatataaacaaCATCTCAACATATTGTAACTCACACGCATTCTGTAGTAAGCAcactttatttacaaaatacattATTGCACAGCAATAAAGCTTTTATATGTTAAAACAAATTCATCTAATAACATATGTACATAGTATCTGACTTATTGTACATATACacttaattgtaatttattacataGTGGAAACAGTCTTTGGACAGATACGCCAAGCTTTTATTACTGTAGGAAAATTTTCGACTAtcgatttaataaatttgacaCTGACTTATCTGGGAGAGAACGCTTTTAATTAGTATTTGTAATTCGAACGCCTTTCCAAGCCCATTAATGCATGATGTAATGAAAGAACGGCGTAACTGAAGTGGGAACGTTTCATCagatatttatatttttctcctTGTTACCTCATTTTCCCTCACATCAGAAAGAAAACTGTTTACGATAAATCATACACAGTATGAttagttttttctaaattttaattaacattcaTCCGTATTAAAAGTTACACATTTATTATGCCCGTGTATAAGTAGTGTTTTGTCGTTACATTCGTCGGCCGAAAATTATCTCTGACTACTCTTAAAAATCAACTAATTCTCGACCACGACTGTACATTTCATAGACCTAGAAAATTATGGTCGGTCATTCATTTGTCAAGTTTGTTCGTTGATAGTTTTCGGAAAGTCCTATCTAAAAACAATTAGTTAAGCTCGAGAGTCTGTGATTGTTCCACTATCTAAACAGAATCATTTGCTAGAAACACTTGGCATCTACTCCTGTATCACAGGCGCTATGTTAGTGCTGCCGCCTCCAGATTAATCCCGCTGTTTGTTACAAATGGAAGAATCATTACTTTGATTAGGAAAAATGACGAAAGTTTTTAACTGGAGGTGGTAGCACTGATCAACTCAGTTCATTAAACACAACTTTCAGGTCCCGGAATGGCGTCGGCTATGATGTGGTCTCTCCTCATTGTGGCGAAGTTGGAATAGGAAATGTCTCGAGGGCGCGGACGGGGCCGCCCTAAAGTGCCCCCCGTCTGGCTCACGGACACTTCCGGCGACGAGATCTGCTCTTCGTGGCTCTGGAACACAACAAACACACACAGTTTTACTGAAAAGCGCGCACTAACACCAATTGCAAACTCATCAAACCAATTCATTTTTTCGGTTCACAATAATGAGTTTGCTTATTACTCCGCTCTCCTATTGGTCTGTCGTttaatttagagaaaaatcaattaatgaAACTTTATGCGCATTACGTCCAAATTCCGGGCTCGCCACAAATGAATTCAACCCGTTTTTTTTACTGCCATGATACCTGGGTTTAAAATAACGTGTGACCAAAAAGATGTGGCAGAAGAATTAAATCAAAGCATGCACGCATACGAACCAatgaaaaataagaatttgagttttataaaaaagaaatagcCTCGAGCGGGATTTTTTTTGAGCGTCACctaattgtgaaaaatgtttggcgtaatcaaaaatttgaaatggtCGATTACACCCTTTAAACATAAAAGCGAATCGTTCTTTTTTATCGCTCCTGCGAATTAGGTCCATTGGGCGGTTCTTGCTGCAAACAAAGTCGAAAGTTGCCCCGCATcccgttttaattaattgtgttgtTATCGCAGTTTAGCGCAGCGAATTTGTTGCGGGTGGTGCGTCCtggttttaatatttattgaaaatttgctaCATCAGCGCAGAAGAGCCCCGACAAGCGTTCACGCTCACACACATGTAGTCTCACACGCGCTTGCACAGGAGTTATTTAATTAGAGGAACAGGTTGACGCGTTACTTACAAAGTTGGGGAATGTCGGGGGGCTGTGCTGCTGCCGATTCCGTTCTCCCGTTGAGGGGGTGAAAAGGGCATCAGGTCTCGGCAGCCCGGGTGGCGTTGTCGTGTCAGCACCTGTTAACGTTACACCTATCTTATTTCTATGGAATTTATTGCTTCCACTAAACACACGGCTAATATGTTACAGAACAGACAAGTTCGAGGCCGGGATTATTACTTTTGGGTTCGACTGGATGGCGGCGAAGaggagaaataaataaaaatgcatggTTGGTACAgtataaagtttttattaatacagggtacaaaaataaatgggTTTTTTTAAGTGCCTCCACTTGAATATAGTACGTCGCTTACAATAACTTATTGTGCTTTGTATGGATTgtctaattttgaaagaattttcttaataaaactttCCTACAGAAACTCGTTTCGCTGAAAAAACACCACGAATCCATTCAGTAAATCAATATTAAATGTGGAGCAAGATACTACAAGCGGTGCACGAGATGTCTAAGTGCCCTCTATTTATATTTACATATTTGCCTTGAGCAACAGTTGTAGTTTTCGCGCGGCGAACTTTCCCAACACGGGCGACTCGTTAAAAGCACTTTTTCCAGCGTtcgaaatttgcattttatggcCTAACCACCAAACTCGCCATAAGTCACACGAGACCCAACTACCGCCCCAAATTTACTTCCCTCAAGATGATCGACCGGTTGGGAAACTTGCCAAAACCGCTACACAACCAGCTAGATTTTCCCGAAAGTGGTGAGCGGGTAATATTTCCGGGACTCACCTCTGGGGGTGTTGAGAATATCTGGTTGCCTATCTACGGACGAATTGGCGGAGGGCTGCGTGCCGCAGTCCGCTGCCGGTTTCAGGGTGTACGCCACCACGTAGCGATTATCTCCCGTGTTGATTTCCAGCATCGATCCGGGCCTGGAGGACTGGCCCGGAACTTTGGGCTGCTTCGAGGGGTCCAGCTGGTAGCTGCAGTGGCCACCGCCGCAGTGCCGGTGCTTCCGGCGGACGGCCAGCACGACGATGAGCAACACGGCGATGCCCAGAGTCAGGAGCGACCCCGTCAGGAGGGCCGCAATGGGCAGGATGCTCATATTGCTGCTCCCATCTGTggaaaagcaaaaacaaacaaaaagggTTGCGCCTAAGGGGCTCCATTAATGCACAATTAGCTCGAGTTCAGATAATAAGAACATTTCGATGAGATGAAAATAGCTGCGTGGGAATTTACTCTCAAGTTGCACGTATGATTTATTTACGACCATCTCAATCAAGTTAAATTGTTTGTATCCTCGCTACGTCTTTAGGGAGGTTACGACATGTACTTCCGAGTTCCCACTCTAAATACGGGAGGGGAATAAAGCCTTTGAATTAAGTGTTAAACGAATAGAAAATAACTTAGGGAGAAAGTGGATATTCACTCTTACGTGTGTCTTCGTATTAATTAATAAGCTAACTACCTAAAATAgagaaatgttaatttttaaatttccataTTTCTAATTTATGACGTTAGCAActatttggtttttttttgtatggaAGAAAGAAAGTTTTGCTTGTTTTTGGACATTAATTTgtcagttatttattacaaatcaaaataaacGTAATAGTTACAAATTCTGGTCGTGATGGAAGGAAACTAGAGCTGGGTTGATTTCTCGTGCAAttagattttcttgtacgTGGTCGAGTTGGGCACAAAAGACATCCGATGAACAATTCCGGATgacatcaaaaaaattcaaaagctttttttggGTGAAATCCTGTAGCTTCACAAAATTTTCTGTACCTACATCAGTTGGTTTTGTCCACAGACCTCCTATCTAATATCTAAGTTACGGACTGTTTCAGTTACAGTATGCGTCTGTTtgaatttgcgtttttttttactttttttgccATACGCACTTAGTACCACAAGTTCTCCCAATAACAGGAACAATAATTGAAATGTGCGTACTGCGTTAAATTGAGGGCAACAGAATATAAgctctcaaaaaatattattaacttgTCCTGTCATGATCTACTATGAAGGTCTTTTTAGTCCTCTGAACATAAAACGGGCAAAACTTCTTTCTAACGTAATATACGAGTATTTAGGTACTTGGGGCACTGTAGAATAACAGATAATGGAAAGAGAAATGTttgaaagtaataaaaataataataatctttattACCCATCAGATATCATATTACAAATCCAATTATATGGCAAAATTACAATAGCATTATGTTTAACAAAAGACTCTAATTAATAAGAAAGTAAGTACtcagaaaatgcaaaaatgaaaaatattatgaattatgtGTGTATGCAGCAAGTTTATTGGAGAAACTAGAAACATTTACGTCACAATGAGAAGAAatcagatttaaaaaatgatacgCAGTAAAGGAGTGAAGTAAAGAAGATTAGCACGacaaatatttatgttttttaattttcccaattacgacaaaactattcgaaaaagtggaactattttgattttatcttATGTAAGATGATCCGGAAAATCGACTAGCTTtaagaaaatcgccaaattcccaatagtattttaattacatatttttttattttacctacTTTGTTTTATGAGCAATTTGcgtaaaaactattaaaaaaatagataatttaacgAGCTTTCCAAAAATAGTAAGCATCATatggttatctctaataggtCGGAAGTTATTAGAAATATCCCGGG is a genomic window containing:
- the Zpr1 gene encoding zinc finger protein ZPR1 produces the protein MGASKPIFRDLNADDPEPEATEIESLCVNCHANGITRLLLTKIPFYKEVVLMSFSCEHCGFENNEIQSGAAISPEGVKISLRVETQADLNRQLVKSDYTSIKIVELDFEIPAKSQKGEVTTVEGVITRSIAGLQQDQPVRRIQHPEAAAQIDEFIQKLEKLKDLNSPFTLILEDISGNSFIENPQAPKKDPNCSTHFFKRTKEQDHELGIFTPAEVGNEKSTALLHPISENEFTLEDLEGEVLQFPTNCTNCNSPCETNMKMTKIPHFKEVVIMATNCDACGHRTNEVKSGGGIEPTGVHIEVFVNGREDFSRDVLKSETCSLKIPELELEVGPHALGGRFTTVEGLLVAIKEQLDNPTFSHMFGDSQTAESKARLEEFFKRLQQVLDGEFKVTIVLDDPAGNSYIQSLDDEDKGLKITQYERTFEQNEELGLNDMKTENYTSD